TTATGGTAGTGGTAGGTTCGAAGAACTCCTCCAACTCTACTCGTCTCAAAGAGTTAGCTGAAAAGCTTGGCACGCCTGCCTATCTAACGGATTGCCCAGAAGATATTGATGCAAACTGGTTGAAAGGGTGCAAAAAAATTGGCATGACCGCAGGTGCTTCAGCGCCAGAAGAATTAGTAAACACTATTTTAGACAGAGTTAAAGAGCTGACTGATGGTGCGACTGTTAATGAAATCTTAGGTCGAGAAGAGAATATGTTCTTCGAAGTGCCAAGAGAGTTACAGATCAAACAAGTGTAAATAGCTTAGTAAAACTAAGTGGTGGTTTACCTACAATCAATAAAAAGGCTTCCCTCGGGAAGCCTTTTTTCTCAATAGTTAATAGCGGCTAAGCGATATCAGTTGCTGGCTTAGTCTGTTGTTTGTCCCCAGGGAGTTCGCGTTCCCCTTTGCCCGCTGACTTCTTTATAACGCTTGCAGTGATAAGTAACATAGTGATGATACCTATGATGGTCGATACCTGCATATCCAAACCAAAGCCAAGGCTTGCGTTATTTAAGATGAAGGTGATACATACCGTAGTCATAAACATTGCTGGTACGGTTGTGATCCAGTGGAATTTATTGTGACGTAGCAGATAAGCCGATGCGGTCCACAACATCATTACCGCGGTTGTTTGGTTTGCAAATCCGAAGTAGCGCCAGATAATACCGAAGTCTACTTGAGTTAGGATGCCACCGAGAATAAACAGTGGAGCGGCCATCATTAGACGATTACGTATTGATTTCTGGTCTAGGTTGAAATATTCAGCCAAGATCAAACGGCTTGAGCGGAATGCTGTGTCACCAGAGGTGATAGGTAGAATCACAACACCTAGGAAGGCAATGATACCACCAGTTACACCTAGCAGGCCAAATGAAGAGTCATACACAACCTTACCCGGACCACCGTTTGCGATAACATCAGATAACGCATCAACAGAGCCGAAGAACGAAAGCGCTAGAGCACACCAGATAAGAGCGATAATACCTTCACCTATCATAGCGCCGTAGAATACAAAGCGGCCATTGTTCTCATTTTCTATGCAGCGCGCCATGAGTGGTGACTGAGTTGCGTGGAAGCCTGATATAGCGCCACATGCAATGGTGATAAATAGTGCCGGCCAAAGTGGAAGGTCGTTCGGGTTCATGTTGCTGAACATATCGCTGACCTCAAAGTTGCCCATAACGCTGTGAGAGTCAGAGATAGCAACCGCTGAGATTAGACCTACGGACATAAAAATCAGTAGCGCACCAAACAGTGGGTAGAAACGGCCAATGATTTTATCAACCGGTACGATAGTGGCAATGATGTAGTAGGCGAAGATAATGCCAACCATAGTGGTCATAGTCACCGTGAAATCAGTCTGGTCATTGATGAGATTGGTAATCATGCCGGCAGGAGCTGAAACAAACACCACACCAACCAGTAGCAATAGAACAATGGCAAAGATATTCATAAAGTGTTTTGCGCCATTGCCTAAGTAGCGCCCAGCAAGGGTGGGAACCGAAGCGCCGCCATTACGTACTGAAAGCATACCAGAGAAGTAATCGTGAACAGCACCAGCGAATACACAGCCTAGAACAATCCACAACATAGCAGCAGGGCCGTAAAGTGCCCCCATGATTGGGCCAAAGATTGGGCCAACGCCAGCAATATTTAGCAACTGAACCAGATACACTTTTTTGGTCGACATAGGTACATAGTCGACACCATCTTGTTTAGTATGAGCCGGCGTTTTACGTTTTTCGTTGATCCCGAAAATCTTTTCTACGATAGCGCCGTAGATGAAGTAACCGGCTATAAGTGCCGCAACACAAGTTAAAAACCACAACATAATTATATTCTCTTAGTGTTTGGATTTAATTAGCAAATTTATTCATTACATAATATGAAGCCTTGGCAATGAATACCTTCCCTATCGGGGTCAGCGGTCGGATACTATACTAAGCGGTCGAGATGTTGATTTGAGTGGTTTTTTAAGGCGTTTGTACCGCACTTGTACTAGGTGTAATTATGTTAAGCTAATCAAAATTATTGCAATGGAGTGCTCATGAAGTCGCTAAATCTAGGGATATTGGTAATAAGTGCCGCAATGCTAATCGGGTGTGCCAGTAGTGAGACTGACCTCATTGCGAAGGGAGACTGGAATGCTATCGGTTATCGAGATGGTGTTAAAGGTAGTCTGCCGAGAACCTACTCTCGATTAAAAGAGCTAGGAGAGGCCAATATCGGAGCTTATGAGCAAGGCTATAGCAGA
Above is a genomic segment from Vibrio gallicus containing:
- a CDS encoding carbon starvation CstA family protein: MLWFLTCVAALIAGYFIYGAIVEKIFGINEKRKTPAHTKQDGVDYVPMSTKKVYLVQLLNIAGVGPIFGPIMGALYGPAAMLWIVLGCVFAGAVHDYFSGMLSVRNGGASVPTLAGRYLGNGAKHFMNIFAIVLLLLVGVVFVSAPAGMITNLINDQTDFTVTMTTMVGIIFAYYIIATIVPVDKIIGRFYPLFGALLIFMSVGLISAVAISDSHSVMGNFEVSDMFSNMNPNDLPLWPALFITIACGAISGFHATQSPLMARCIENENNGRFVFYGAMIGEGIIALIWCALALSFFGSVDALSDVIANGGPGKVVYDSSFGLLGVTGGIIAFLGVVILPITSGDTAFRSSRLILAEYFNLDQKSIRNRLMMAAPLFILGGILTQVDFGIIWRYFGFANQTTAVMMLWTASAYLLRHNKFHWITTVPAMFMTTVCITFILNNASLGFGLDMQVSTIIGIITMLLITASVIKKSAGKGERELPGDKQQTKPATDIA
- a CDS encoding DUF2799 domain-containing protein; the protein is MKSLNLGILVISAAMLIGCASSETDLIAKGDWNAIGYRDGVKGSLPRTYSRLKELGEANIGAYEQGYSRGVAEYCNPNFAYQMGLTGHYYEGACEGREDAQKFRMEWQRGWNERN